The genomic stretch caagtttgtttaagggagtttcgggagttgtgttgaaagattcggagaaggatcgctccaaagctggtctggcTTGCCGCCCAaaaggagcctcgacgcccgcgcgcccgagcatgttcgctcgcgcgccgcgcgccgcgtggccgccggccaccagcagctcgccggcgccctatcaccagcgcaaCAGCGACCGGACAAGTGCCACGGCACCcaacccgcacccgcgacaggatggagcgagcgcagggctcGCCAATCGCCGaccgcgcgcaggtcgccttccgcctgccacggctctgctccgccaacccggtcccgcccgttcgccgagaaagctgagatgcccccgacgtcccgcgcctccgcccgctcgcccaacccccacggtagcctttccgcctcgcccgcccgacagaccggaagccccaaacgcgcgccgcccaaggccaatcgccgctgaagaccacccggagctccgcctcctctgcccaatggcgtcgtcggccaatggccacctcgctcgagcactcgccgctcccggccttatcctttccccaccggagccccgcctcgaccctccgcgccaccccggccctataaaagggaaccccctcaccggcaatgccacccctttgccaccgcccgcaccgcgccgccgctttctcctctacgccctgctttctcctctgagccaccgctttcttcccgcgccgccgctgagcttccgtgaagctcacccccttgcgccacccccacactccggcgacttcgccgccacccgcaagccgcttcttccaacacacccgctgcccgctcctccgcgcggtactagagcttgcttgtgtccactagaagcaccgccgccgccggaccaccgtcgaagtctcgccgccgcccaagccttcgtgcgtacaaccCTTCCGCCCAGCCtactcctgctcggccccaaggcttcgccggtagacctggaggtaagctacctaacctccctgtctttccgtctcatACGACCCCTatccttttcgtctcgcccaacccctggtctcgcccgacccctatctttccatctcgcccgacccctgtctttccgtctcgcccgacccctgtccttgttcgtttcgcccgacccctatccttttcgtttcgcccgacccctgtccttttcgtttcgcccgaccccttttcttttcgcctcgcccgaccctgccaagtttgccgaccctttctccgcctcgcccgagggctcggttgtaattctttttcttgatccgagggtatcggtgaaatgtttttggggattcctctgtgttgagtccgAGGACCTCGgtaaggttttccttaaacctgagggtcagaccctaagttttcgtcaatccgaccctctcatcctgctctccaccaacagaagttgaactcccccacctttcttgtagctttgctacaagtgtccgtgttaaaacgtgagagtgttgaaataaccatctaaaatgtttaacccctgcattgcatttccatgtagagttgaatctcgccgacgggacgtacgagcttcatccagccccggaagaagaccccacTGAGGAACagctgcaccccttcgaaggagagcccgaaccagcgCAAGACCCCAAGGACCCCCAAGcgttttctgaaggcaagccccggtgcatgaactccctgttttgctttcatgccacttattgattacttgattgcgcatttacgttcgaggagttgtaatggaaccttagatgcataacttagtacgttgtttttgaatactagttgctaaggccgaatagttgcattgcttaataggtttcggtaaaagtcgagtgatctcctgtcactcgcgagttataggagttgaatgtttcagatttgtcgcaactataaggacgacggacggggtcaggcttgtgttcgatgcttggtggattgccccgtctgtctaaatgaaaatgaactaaggtcgaaacatgtcggcgttcgtgatcaagtgattgaaagtactatttcatacctagtatgggatggggaagcctagtacctgattgaactggggcgtggcataccttctggctgtccttggaacatcgttcccatggtgcatcatgtgggtgcaagtgcggtcaaagtgcagcaataggccgggactgtggagcattgcatgccaaaggaagttggccctgacacgtgcctaagggatcgatggggacggctgacaaatgaagcgacccttcgaggtgcgcggatgtcgtgagattaggtttgccatgcatggttaataaattcgaatcgattcgtctgcctctcacagattgggactacttgatcgctattctgcactgagtaaatatggaacatgatgatgattttaatcttgatgtttgataAGTAATTGcctggaaaccatgtttgtttagtataagttgctaatttagaatggataaagaacatagaacatgagctaaaaggttgaaagtaaggactaactttagacgcttttggcaagaaaaaccccagagccagaaagccttgcatgtctaagtctcggtcgtgtccttccgacgggtcagtcttgctgagtactagttgctcagccttgttgtggctaatctttttcaggtaatgtcagtagcttgggtgttggtaccacttggccgacccagcttcctccaggctggaccgtcgagtgggatccttcctcggatggtgaaggaaggagtttttgatgtcatgatcagctcCGTCATGATATCTTGTATCGACGttaagcttccgctagttttaatttgacctcgaaccatgcaaaatttcggtttgaatttccaaaactctgatgtaataaattgttgaattatgttgtcatgatggaatgttgtaatctctgtgccactcaccctcgcgtgagcaatgcttctcgatcctgtttacgtggtttatcggaggaaatccgacggtcgaccaagttgacttgcttaaagtgcataatcgcatgtcaggtgacttcaatgcattttagtcaggttaatttgggcggttccgccataaaaacctccacagcagaagtctgtgagcatggtgaccagcgctggagatggaaatagtgggtatggtaatttaccttcggttttttcagtgtttcagtctactaatacttggtggcttgatactggtgctaatgttcatgtgtgcgctgatgcctccttgttttcattttaccaggtcgctcgggattcctccgtcctaatggggaatgggtcacatgcttctgttcatggtgttggtacggtagatctgaagtttactttaggaaagatcgtgcaactgaagaacgtgcagcatgtcccttctatcaggaagaatgtagttagtggctcccttttgtgtagggatggttttaaggtagtgcttgagtctaataaaattgtcgtgtctaagagtggacaatttattggtaaaggctatgagtgcggaggcttgttccgcttttctctttcagattattgcaataagtctgtgaactatatttgtgatggtattaatgagagtgatgctagtgtttggcattcacgtttatgtcatctgaattttggttctatgtctcgactttccagcctgtgtttaattccgaatttttccattgtcaaaggttctaagtaccatagttgtgtgcaatctaagcaacctcgaaaacctcacaaggtagccgaggagagacacttggcaccacttgaactaattcattctgatatatgcgagatgaatggtgtgttgaccaaaggtggaaaaagatatttcatgactttgatagatgatgcgtctagatattgctatgtatatttattgaaaacgaaagatgaggctcttaactacttcaaaatctataaggctgaagttgagaatcaacttgagaaaaagatcaagagaattaggtctgatcgtggtggcgagtatttctctaatgatttTGACTTATTAtgtgaagaacatggtattATACATGAGACGCCTCCCTATTTGCCCCAATCAAATGGGGTTGCCGAAAGAAAGAATCGCACTTTgactgacttggtgaacgccatgttagacaccagtggattatctaaggcatggtggggggaggctgtattgacttcatatcatgtcctgaataaagtacccatgaagaataaggagaaaactcGCTATGAAtaatggattggaagaaaaacatcactttcatacttacgcacttggggttgcttggccaaagttagtgtgccaatcaacaagaaacgtaagttgggatctaaaactgtggattgtgtctttttgggatatgctcatcatagcatagcctatagatttttagtggttaaatcagaggtgcctgatgttcatgttaataccttgatggagtctcgtgatgttactttctttgagaatatatttcctatgaaacaattgcatagtatgtctagactatcttctgatatgattgctgagacaactcctgaacctattgtgcttcctgatcatgctgaacaaacacttgagccagttcatgaggaggttaacagtgaagctcctaagaggagcaagagacaaagaactgcaaagtcctttggtgatgatttcactgtctaTCTCGTAGATAATACTCCTAAGACTATTTTagaggcatttgcatctccagatgcagatgattggaaagaagctatccatagtgagatggactctattctttctaatggaacttgggaggttgttgatcgaccgtatggttgtaaacctgtgggttgcaagtgggtgttcaaaaagAATCTTAGGCCCgatggtactattgataagtacaaggctcaacttgtggctaagggttatacccagaaagaaggcgaagatttcttcgacacttactcacctgttgcgagattgaccagtattcaagtattactttcccttgctgcctcacatgatcttctcgtccatcagatggatgttaagatagctttccttaatggagagttggatgaggaaatttatatgaatcagcctaatgggtttgtaataaagggtcaagagaacaaggtgtgtaaattgctgaaatctttgtatggcctgaaacaagcacctaagcagtggcatgagaaatttgatactacactcatatcatcaggcttttctgtcaatgagtctgatagatgtgtgtactaccaccatggtgggggtgagggagttatattttgcttgtatgtcgatgacatactgatctttggtacaaatcttgATGTGATTAAAGAGGCCAAGTCATTTCTGTGCCAAAATTTCgacatgaaagatctgggagaggctgatgtaattctaaatatcaagttgatcaaaggagagaatgggattactctcacgcaatctcattatgtggaaaaggtcttgagccggtttggcttcaaggacactaagccttctcccacaccttatgatccgagcttgatacttcggaaaaacaagagaattggtagagaccaattaagatactctcagattattggatcacttatgtatttagctagtgctactaggcctgacatctcatatgCTGTTTGCAAACTGATGCGGTTTACCTTTAATctgggagatgatcattggcgtgcgCTTGAGCGAGTCATGCGCTATTTAGTTGGTACTATGGATTACGGAATTCACTACTCCGGGTATCCTGCGgtactggaaggctatagtgattcaaattggatatctgatgctgatgaactgtatgccacaagtggatacgtcttcactcttggtggtggtgctgtttcatggaggtcatccaAACATACTATCTTAACAAGgtctaccatggaagcagaacttgcagCATTAGATACAGCCAGAATTGAGGCTGATTGGCTATgtgaactcttgatggacttgcctattgtcgagaaacctatgccggcaatacttatgaattatgacaatcaaacggtgatagtcaaagtgaacaattctaacgacaatatgaagttatcaagacacgttaagagatgtctgaaatctgtcaggaaaatgagaaactctGGAGTAATATCAGTGGATTACATCTCAACTAATAAGAACTTGGCAGATCAGTTCACTAAGGGGCTGTCACGTAGTGTGATAGACAGtgcatcaaaggagatgggtatgagacccatatgagctacaccatggtggtaacccaacctatgtgatcggagatcccgtgaagtaggatctgggaagaacaagccattggatagcatgagagtatcctactaacccactcgagaaatgatgcaacactcttaaaccactgcatggcaggctggctactgccttaatatattttgttggctttaattagcaaagatgttgccctgcagaacatcttggaaaaatatacctatatgagcccgactgtTGTAAGGTCACAGTCTGTGAtacttgggtgatctctattaagctcatgaagagaccagggggtacgacctatatgccccacccgcggggtaggctataggcagccaggtactagtcccgactttgagtgaaacttgttcgcacaaaacttgcaattcaagacttagtccattgttcaagttgtggatgaatatagcttgaagctctaggcgagagttcaacttaacagtcctcactgaaacactagtatataaacAGTAGTGAGAAACATGCAAAATCtctgatgggcatttgagatctggtgggagattgttgaaataatgggcctagcccatagtaatttcagaatttcaaataaatctcaaaggcccatgtgggcaagaggtggagtggtgcaagtctttagtcccacattgctagtggaggggagggatgaccaacttaaatatgaaagtcgtctccactcctccaagctatgtgtgtggggagagaaggagagctccacacgcgcgcactcgctcgccacgccacgcctcgcctcgTCGGGCCGGGCGGGGCGAAGGGCGCAGGCGCacggcacctgcgtgaatggtccgccgaaatccggcccctcgccttgcgggggcgcggcttccttttgccattttattttttggttacttggtctttaagtcaacgagatatatggaatcctaaccggtttagatcacgatcacgacgtgagaatcgtgggctctcctatatatgcgacctaccggcctctaccaaaaatagatctatccgagctagggtttttgcctcctctctcTGCTGCGctgccaccgtagtctactccatcccaaTTGTCGgtgtgcaccggcgattgggagagcaggtctccagaaccgtcgtcttcagcgatcctgcaccgggagagggcgaataaggtttttgggaagcgctctgcgcgactgctcgattgCTTCCTctgcttcgtcaagttcttcatcgactccttcaccacggctcgtctacctcttcatcACTCGAGCGTCACTCGCCGTCGTGAACAACGTCAGGCTACTGATCGTCatcgcctgctgtacccggtagtcgtccaggagccggtcttcatcaagaaagaaacgtacgatctcttatctcaaattatgtcttccatactagtaTTATGATCTGTTGAAGTCtaatagcactggatagtatggtagaatgtgtgattctatttgcaatgatagacttgtctagatcttgcgtagacatatctagtttaatctgctatctgttcatcgtattcatgatttatttctggattaaattaaaactaaaagtgcttatatatccaataGTAATACAGCAGTTCGATGATGTAATACAAGAACAACGTGTAAGTCTGTTACCATATTATTTGGCATATCTTCATTCATTTCCAAGCTCAACTACCATCATTTGCAGCCCTTCCAACCTTGCACGAATCAAGGGGAGTGGTACAACCTACAAATGTCGTGCTCCAGATGACGGACACACATATAGGCAAGCCTGAAATCAACAAAAAGGAGCAAGCTATAGTGGGGAATCCATcgaaatgacaaaaaaaaaccaCCCAACAAACAAACATCGAATATGAGTACAGTATTGGCACAAAACGTCATCGATCCAGCaagaacaaggaaaaagaagacaTCCCAGATGTTGCGATGCCTTATGAACCACTATCAACTGATTGCACGTCAAATGGTACTACTCCGCGAGTTGCTTAACCATTCCATAATCTAATTACTATCTGCGGAGTATTTGGTCAATACAGATGAGATGTCCACTGTCCTTTACATCAATTCAACGTCACACAGCAACAAGAAAGGATCTAGAGTGCATCGTGTGGACTATTCACGGAGAAATTCATGGAGCTTTGGACCGGAAATAAATTATCTTCCTTATTCATACAGGTAAGTTGAACAACACAAATTCAGCAACCCCATCTTACATTGCAGCTAATAGGCATCTGTATTTGTTATGCGCAGAAGGATATGACTAATTTCAGGCTCAACCTAGCTGTCACATTGATTAACTATGCGTGGAACAAAGTGAAAGGAAGTCCAAGATACAAAGCTAGCGATGCTGAGGAGACCTACATGCTGGAAGACAATGAAAAATAGATTACATTTCATTTTTTCCGTATTTATTACTTAATGATCGAATATTCCAATCAATCACGTTCTTTTCATTTCTATGTTCTTTTCATTTCTATGTGGAGATCACTTGTTTAGATGTTAATAGGAACTCATTGGCAATATCATATGCCTGATGGTTAGTTGAACTTTTGTTTTCCCTGAATAATTTCCTCCATTGGCTGCGCCCTACAGAACTAACACCAATGGCTCCTGACGTACAAAAAGAGTGACAGGTTTAGTTTCGTAAGGGCTATGCAGATTTCCTATGGGGGATTTTCCACCAACCCACCAGGCAACGCACAGCATACACCGAAGCACACGGATAGAAAATAGGAATTGAATAACACAGACGACGGTCGCCCAGCTGCAACAAATATAAGAGCCATTTTTTTGTAAACCTAGGATTAGGACGGGACAAACGGAAGTCAAACACGACCACATTCTAAACTACTAACCTTTACTCTTGAACCTAATTTTTCTTACCGCCACACAAGACAAAAACTTCCGCATTACGAAATTTAACTGAATCAATGACCATCTCGTGGCGGGGAAGGGGCTCCTAGTAACATTTGGCGTATCTACAAAACGATACGAGAAAGTAAAACGATAGCATTGCACGCACGAAGGAGCAGTTCACATTCCCAATCCCAATCAGTGAAAACGATTTCTAGAAATAGAGGGTGGGCAACCAACTCCACAGACGTCCCACCGCGAAATGCGAGGAGAAACGCAACGCACCCGACGCCCATCCCTGAAACCCCCAAATTTCTCGAGTAACCGTGACAGACCGACTAACCTTGCGTCTCGAGCGCGAGGCAGACGTTGTACCCGTGGTGGAGCAACCGGTTGACGACGGcacgcctccgcgccggcggcctcctcggtCCAGGCCGCACGCTTCGCCGCAGCGCCGCTAGACCTCCAGGCACCAaagcccgcgccgccgtggagagcaGCGCGGCGCGCATCTCCTTCACCGCGGGGtcaccgccgcccaccgccccaTTGCAGCCCTAGCTGCCGATTGGAAATGAGGAGCCCCAGTGCAACTTGCGATCGATTGGAAATCGACCGATTGAAAATGAGAACaggaataaaaaaaggaaataagattATAATTAAGAAAGATTTGATCTATTTCAACAATGCTATTTTACATCTTTCCAACCATACCCCTATACTATccatactactcatgtatactacctaTACTTAAGGTTTtaaggttttagtagtatacaattaatctcaaccgtcaGATCGTCACAGTAGTATAGGGTTGTGTTCAATTTGAAACGTGCATTTAAGTTACTTTATTTAGTTTTTAAAAAGCTAATGAAAACTGTCAAATTATGATCTTACGGCAACCTGCTAATTAAATTCAGACCATCGGGGGGCCTCGGGCCGGGCAGGTTGCCACCAACCAAACCGCTGGTTGCAATTCCAGTCTTCCAAGCAAATCACAGCAATACGGCGGAAAAGAGAGAAtgttctcgccgccgccgccgctgcgcgtgGTGTCGAGGCGCAGCGTgaagccgccgccacggccgcgcgaGCTCATCCCTGTCACGTCGTGGGACGCCCCCGGTCTGTTCATGAACTACATCCAGAAGGGCCTCCTCTTCGCGCAGCCACCGCTCCCCACGACCGAGCTCGTTGACCACCTTCAggccgccctcgccggcgcACTCGCCTCGTACTACCCCGTGGCCGGCCGCTTCGTCACGGAACAGCACCGCGACGACCAGGGAGACGTCGTTGGCTGCTCGTTCGCTATTGACTGTGGCGGCCAGGGCGTCGACATCCtccacgccgtcgccgacggcgtcgccgtcgccgacgtgATACCTCCCGACACGGATGTCCCACGCATCGTCCAGGCATTGTTCCCGCTCAACGGTGCCGTCAACTACGACGGCCACGAGCTCCCGGTGTTCGTCGCCCAGGTAACCGAGCTCGTCGACGGCGTCTTCCTCGGCTTCGCGTGCAACCACGCGCTCTGCGACGGCACCGCGTTCTGGAACTTCCTCAACGCATGGGCCGAGATCGCGCGCACCAGGCTCGTGCCGACGTCGCGGCCGCCCTTGTTCGAGCGGTGGTtgcccgacggcggcgcggcggcgccggccgtgcTCCCGTACGCGGACCCGTCGGTGCTCATCAAGAGACCAACGCCAGTGTCGCCTCTGCGCGAGCGGATGCTGCACTTCTCAGCGAACTCCCTGGCGGCGCTCAAGGAGCGGGCGCGGCAGGAGCTCCTGGCAGCCGGGGACACAGCCGGCGCAGGCGCCTTGACGAGGTTCCAGGCGTTGACCTCCCTTGTGTGGAGGTGCTTCACCCGCGCCCGGCG from Setaria italica strain Yugu1 chromosome II, Setaria_italica_v2.0, whole genome shotgun sequence encodes the following:
- the LOC101754534 gene encoding uncharacterized acetyltransferase At3g50280, coding for MFSPPPPLRVVSRRSVKPPPRPRELIPVTSWDAPGLFMNYIQKGLLFAQPPLPTTELVDHLQAALAGALASYYPVAGRFVTEQHRDDQGDVVGCSFAIDCGGQGVDILHAVADGVAVADVIPPDTDVPRIVQALFPLNGAVNYDGHELPVFVAQVTELVDGVFLGFACNHALCDGTAFWNFLNAWAEIARTRLVPTSRPPLFERWLPDGGAAAPAVLPYADPSVLIKRPTPVSPLRERMLHFSANSLAALKERARQELLAAGDTAGAGALTRFQALTSLVWRCFTRARRLAPDQETVCYAAADNRGRLRPPLPAEYFGNSISAIRTEAVLASELLARGHGWAAAAVGRAVAAHTDASIRARAVAWAANPALYAAGSFPTNCVVMGSSPRFDMYGCDFGWGKALAARSGMANKMDGKVSLYPGRDGGFDVEVSMLPEYMAALEQDEEFWAAVSPDAVPPGMKE